The Streptomyces sp. ALI-76-A nucleotide sequence AGGTCCCGTCAAGCAGCGTTAACAAGACGTTGACATGCGAGCAATAAGCGCAAAACTGCTGGTCACGGCTTTGCTCAGGTCAGAGGCGTGAGCGTTTCGGCCATCGGGGCGACCTCGACGGGCACTCCGTTGAGGACCGCGTTGCCCGACAGGGGGTCGAGCAGGCTGCCGTCGAGGAGCTGGTTGACGTTGACTCCGGGGTCGGCGGAGGCGTGGCTGAGCCGGGTCCCGGGCCGGTCGTGGCCCCAGCCGTGCGGCAGGCTCACCACGCCCGGGCGGACGCCGTCGGTGACCTCGGCGGGGGCGGTCACCGCTCCCCCGGCGCCCTTGACGCGTACGGGCGCCCCGTCCCGTACGCCCAGGCGTTCGGCGTCCTCCGGGTGGATGTGCAGGGTGCAGCGGTTGGTGCCGCCGGTGAGGGCCGGCACGTTGTGCATCCAGCTGTTGTTGGAGCGCAGATGACGGCGGCCGACGAGGACGAGCCCGTCGGGGCGCTCGCGCAGGGCCTGCCTCAGCCGCGGCAGGTCGTCGGCGATGGGCTGCGGCAGCAGTTCCACCTTGCCGCTGCGGGTCTTCAGGGGCTGCGGCAGCCGGGACCGCAGCGGCCCGAGGTCGATGCCGTGCGGATGCGCCAGCAGCCTGTCCAGAGCGAGCCCGTCCGGCCGTACGCCGAAACCGTCGCCGTAGGGGCCCAGGCGCAGCATCATGTCGAGCCGCCGCTCGGGGCCGTTGTCGCCGGTGAGCTGTGCGGCCAGTTCCTTCGGGTCGCGGCCGTGGACCGGGGAGTGCGGCTCCCGCACCGCCTTGCCGAGGGTCTGGTCGATCACCAGCGCGTCCACGGCGGCCGGGTCGGCGCCGTGCATGCCGGTCGCGGCCAGGGTCAGCCGGGCCAGGATCTCGGTCTCGGCCATCCGGCCCGGTTCCAGGGGGACCGCGGGCCGGGTGTAGCGGACCTGGTTGCGGACGGCGAGGGTGTTGAAGGCGAAGTCGTGGTGCGGGCTCTGCGCGGGCGGGGGCGGCGGCAGGACGACATGGGCGTGGCGCGAGGTCTCGTTCAGGTACGGGTCGACGCTGACCATGAAGTCGAGCGAGCCGAGGGCCTTGTCGAGCCGGTCGCCGTCGGGCGCGGACAGCACGGGGTTGGCGGCGACGGCGATCAGCGCCCGGACCGGCTCGCCCTGCTCGGTCGCGGTGTCGATCTCCTCGGCGAGCGCGGACAGCGGCAGTTCGCCCTTGGCCTCCGGGTGGCGGGCGACCCGGGAGTGCCAGCGGCCGAGCGCGAAGCCGTGGCCGGGTCCGGCGGGCCGGGGCGTCCGGTCGGTGGCGGCCTGCGGGAAGAGGGCGCCGCCGGGCCGGTCGAGGTTGCCGGTGAGGAGGGTGAGGACGTCGACGAGCCAGCTGGCCAGGGTGCCGTGCGGGACCGTGCAGCTGCCGATGCGGCCGTAGACGGCGGCGGTGGGGGCGGCGGCCAGCTCGCGGGCGAGGGCGCGGATGGTGGCGGCGTCCACGTCGCACGCGCCGGCGGCGGCCTCGGGCGTGAAGTCCCCCATGGCCGCCCTGAGTTCGTCGAGCCCCTGCACATGCGCGGCCGACTCGCCCGGATCCACGAGGTCCTCCTCGAAGAGGACGTGCGTCATCGCGGCGAGCAGCAGGGCGTCGGTGCCGGGGCGGATCGGGATGTGCCGGTCGGCGAGGGCGGCGGTGCGGGTGCGGCGGGGGTCGATCACGGTGAGGGTGCCGCCGCGGGCCTTGAGCGCCTTGAGCTTGCCGGGGAAGTCGGGGGCGGTGCACAGACTCCCGTTGGACTCCAGGGGGTTGGCGCCGATCAGGAGGAGGTGGTCGGTGTGGTCGAGGTCGGGTACGGGGATCGCGTTGGCGTCTCCGTACAGCAGGCCGCTCGACACGTGCTTGGGCATCTGGTCGACCGTGGAGGCGGTGAAGAGGCTGCGGGTGCCGAGCCCGGCCAGGAGCACGGGCGGGTAGAGGGCGCCGGCCATGGTGTGCACGTTGGGGTTGCCGAGGACGACGCCGACGGCGTGCGGCCCGTACCGCTCGACGACGGGCCGGAGGCCGGCCGCCACGGCGTCGAACGCCTCCTCCCAGGTGGCCTCGCGCAGCTCCCCGTCCCTGCGGACGAGCGGACCGCGCAGCCGGTCGGGGTCGCCGTCGACGGCGCCGAAGGAGGCCCCCTTCGGGCAGATGAACCCCCGGCTGAACACGTCGTCACGGTCACCGCGGGCACCGGTCACCCGGGTCCCCTCGATGGTGAGGGTGAGGCCGCAGGTGGCCTCGCACAAGGGGCAGATGCGCAGCGCGGTGCGGG carries:
- a CDS encoding molybdopterin oxidoreductase family protein, which codes for MPVTPAPRTALRICPLCEATCGLTLTIEGTRVTGARGDRDDVFSRGFICPKGASFGAVDGDPDRLRGPLVRRDGELREATWEEAFDAVAAGLRPVVERYGPHAVGVVLGNPNVHTMAGALYPPVLLAGLGTRSLFTASTVDQMPKHVSSGLLYGDANAIPVPDLDHTDHLLLIGANPLESNGSLCTAPDFPGKLKALKARGGTLTVIDPRRTRTAALADRHIPIRPGTDALLLAAMTHVLFEEDLVDPGESAAHVQGLDELRAAMGDFTPEAAAGACDVDAATIRALARELAAAPTAAVYGRIGSCTVPHGTLASWLVDVLTLLTGNLDRPGGALFPQAATDRTPRPAGPGHGFALGRWHSRVARHPEAKGELPLSALAEEIDTATEQGEPVRALIAVAANPVLSAPDGDRLDKALGSLDFMVSVDPYLNETSRHAHVVLPPPPPAQSPHHDFAFNTLAVRNQVRYTRPAVPLEPGRMAETEILARLTLAATGMHGADPAAVDALVIDQTLGKAVREPHSPVHGRDPKELAAQLTGDNGPERRLDMMLRLGPYGDGFGVRPDGLALDRLLAHPHGIDLGPLRSRLPQPLKTRSGKVELLPQPIADDLPRLRQALRERPDGLVLVGRRHLRSNNSWMHNVPALTGGTNRCTLHIHPEDAERLGVRDGAPVRVKGAGGAVTAPAEVTDGVRPGVVSLPHGWGHDRPGTRLSHASADPGVNVNQLLDGSLLDPLSGNAVLNGVPVEVAPMAETLTPLT